One Thalassotalea sediminis DNA segment encodes these proteins:
- the ribH gene encoding 6,7-dimethyl-8-ribityllumazine synthase produces MNVIEGGFVATGKKFAIVVSRFNHFIVDSLLEGAIDTLKRHGDVAEQDITVIKVPGAYELPLVAKKAAAQGKYDAIIAIGAVIRGGTPHFDFVAGECNKGLAQVCLESEIPVSFGVITTDSIEQAIERAGTKAGNKGGEAALGALEMVNVLAKL; encoded by the coding sequence ATGAATGTAATTGAAGGCGGCTTTGTTGCAACAGGTAAAAAGTTTGCAATCGTGGTATCTAGATTTAACCATTTTATTGTTGATAGTTTGCTTGAAGGCGCAATTGATACGCTTAAGCGTCATGGTGATGTTGCAGAGCAAGACATTACAGTCATTAAAGTACCTGGTGCGTACGAATTACCGTTAGTTGCTAAAAAAGCTGCGGCTCAAGGCAAATACGATGCAATTATTGCAATTGGTGCCGTTATTCGTGGTGGTACACCACATTTTGATTTTGTAGCGGGTGAGTGTAACAAAGGGCTAGCGCAAGTGTGCTTAGAGTCTGAAATTCCAGTTTCTTTTGGTGTTATTACTACGGACTCAATCGAGCAAGCAATTGAGCGAGCAGGTACGAAAGCTGGCAATAAAGGCGGCGAAGCGGCTTTAGGTGCATTAGAAATGGTCAACGTACTTGCTAAGCTATAA
- a CDS encoding DUF6170 family protein, translating into MALNRLIFSTNQIPELKGLSIGERAAKIQQAELKLTAPEKLILNLLKLCMIIPPFFYLAQQNWLYLSIAIIGAVILKVVIFTPIKLKFLSKYLQ; encoded by the coding sequence ATGGCATTAAACAGATTGATTTTTTCAACGAACCAAATCCCTGAACTTAAGGGATTATCAATTGGAGAGCGAGCAGCAAAAATTCAGCAAGCAGAATTAAAGCTTACAGCACCTGAAAAGTTAATATTAAACTTATTGAAGTTATGTATGATTATTCCACCGTTTTTTTATTTAGCGCAGCAGAATTGGCTTTACTTGAGCATAGCAATAATTGGCGCAGTCATACTAAAAGTCGTCATATTTACACCGATAAAACTCAAGTTTTTAAGTAAATATTTACAGTAA
- a CDS encoding glycosyltransferase: MSPTDNIKTLPLVSVYMPTKNRVELLSRAIESVLAQTYPNIELHIVNDGSTDGTYQYLQSLADEHDNIFVYHHGESKGACAARNFAIKQANGEFVTGLDDDDLYLPNRIQTLVDVYDDKYAFVCTGMWWDYGKRKRLIDNKEKVITLYEQLSYNEATSQILVKTERVLAVGGFDESFVACQDYDLWTRLMVKYGDAFRKGDATYIVNDTAATERMIGNPKSVQGYHQFMAKHKTLMNNKNIKNQEFMVLRRQRKPMPLTMLLTQLFAGHFKAKVRYFLSSNFSSVKRLHQTIFKG, from the coding sequence ATGAGTCCAACAGATAACATAAAAACTTTACCTCTGGTGAGTGTATATATGCCAACCAAAAATCGCGTTGAATTGTTATCGCGGGCTATTGAGTCAGTGTTAGCGCAAACGTATCCTAATATTGAGCTACATATTGTTAATGATGGCTCAACAGATGGTACTTATCAGTATTTACAATCACTTGCTGACGAACATGACAATATATTTGTTTATCACCATGGAGAAAGTAAAGGTGCTTGTGCCGCGAGAAACTTTGCGATTAAGCAAGCTAATGGTGAATTTGTGACTGGTTTAGATGATGACGATCTATATTTGCCTAATCGTATTCAAACACTCGTTGACGTTTATGATGATAAGTATGCATTTGTATGTACTGGCATGTGGTGGGATTATGGTAAAAGAAAGCGGCTTATTGATAATAAAGAAAAAGTGATAACGCTCTATGAACAATTGAGCTATAACGAAGCGACAAGCCAAATACTGGTTAAAACCGAGCGCGTGTTAGCCGTAGGCGGATTTGATGAGTCTTTTGTTGCATGCCAAGATTACGACTTATGGACGCGGCTCATGGTAAAGTATGGAGACGCTTTTCGTAAAGGAGACGCAACTTACATCGTAAACGATACCGCAGCTACAGAGCGAATGATTGGTAACCCTAAAAGTGTGCAAGGCTACCATCAGTTTATGGCTAAACACAAAACGTTGATGAACAATAAAAACATAAAAAATCAAGAGTTTATGGTTTTAAGGCGACAGCGTAAACCAATGCCACTTACGATGTTACTCACACAATTATTTGCCGGTCATTTTAAAGCAAAAGTTCGCTATTTTTTATCGTCAAATTTTTCGAGTGTGAAAAGGCTGCATCAAACAATATTTAAAGGGTAA
- a CDS encoding glycosyltransferase, with the protein MQSRKISIIIPAHNEQRLITTTLQYALSDGILTECHIIVVANGCSDNTVGNVNTFIQQQAHTLQSKKIVIEVLDTEKASKTHAINIGIAHAPAGVAVLLDADINISGQHLLNLVNCLSEKVLAASPKLIYDTSQSSRLVKWYYAIAAASPYNKAHRISNVIALTEKAQKKIGNLPNVIADDEYIRRCFHHSEYQVITEASFTFICPKDVFNLLNVLTRVERGNLQLQKLNVKDHSDVQGLSAPFTFSVNYITFVVCKIIAKYRAKWQFFIGKINQWERDESNR; encoded by the coding sequence TTGCAGTCTAGAAAAATTAGCATAATCATTCCCGCTCACAATGAGCAACGATTAATTACAACCACACTACAATATGCATTGAGTGATGGCATATTAACTGAGTGCCATATTATTGTTGTTGCTAATGGTTGTAGCGATAATACCGTCGGCAATGTGAATACTTTTATTCAACAGCAAGCTCATACGTTGCAATCAAAGAAGATTGTCATCGAGGTATTGGATACTGAGAAAGCATCTAAAACACATGCCATCAATATTGGTATTGCGCATGCACCTGCTGGGGTTGCAGTATTGCTTGATGCAGATATCAACATTAGCGGTCAACATTTATTAAATTTAGTTAATTGCTTATCTGAAAAGGTGTTAGCCGCTTCCCCTAAACTAATCTATGATACATCGCAAAGCTCTAGGTTAGTGAAATGGTATTACGCTATTGCTGCTGCTTCACCATATAATAAAGCGCATCGAATCTCTAATGTCATCGCTTTGACTGAGAAGGCCCAAAAAAAAATAGGTAATTTACCAAATGTTATTGCAGATGATGAGTATATCAGGCGCTGCTTTCACCACTCAGAATATCAAGTGATAACAGAAGCAAGCTTTACCTTTATATGCCCCAAGGATGTGTTTAATTTATTGAATGTATTAACGCGAGTTGAGCGGGGAAATTTACAATTGCAAAAGCTAAACGTTAAAGATCATTCCGATGTTCAAGGGTTAAGTGCTCCGTTTACTTTTTCAGTAAACTACATAACCTTTGTCGTATGTAAAATTATTGCAAAATATCGTGCTAAATGGCAGTTTTTCATCGGAAAAATTAACCAGTGGGAAAGAGATGAGTCCAACAGATAA
- a CDS encoding beta-N-acetylhexosaminidase, with the protein MNIEFMPIKKIKSYLLLLISTVLVIGCNDSDTLQGNSVIPKVNAYTEHASKGFDFNGELFIHLKNNEQPLLDMVALGAQQIKSDNPQISNVSIINQAENTSSSSTIVLNDFVSGFQEEEYQLEIGKDIITITAGTVKGAFNAFQTLRQLFITNQDNGYLPQATIDDFPSYSYRGLMLDVSRHFFSVEQVKKIIDLMALYKLNKLHWHLTDDQGWRIEIDQYPLLTDIGSYRPETILEKNFDPFIGDGTPHFGFYTKEEIREVVQYAKQRNIDIIPEIDVPGHSSAILAAYPELGCTPGPYDVSTRWGIHAEILCPSEETFTFLTNVLTELVDLFPYEYIHIGGDEVPTRHWQQNESVQLLMAEQGFTEEKQILGYFYNRLNQFLLERGRKAIGWDEILEVDITGQTNVMIWHEKELAKSAIEKGHHVILTPAKTNYLNYYQGNQNTEPLAQCCLITLESAYQSSMEIEGLNESEQQKILGGQASLWTEYISTNSHMEYMLFPRLFALSENFWTKPEHKNFQQFKDALPAHLSYLEAQQVNFKPIER; encoded by the coding sequence ATGAATATTGAATTTATGCCAATAAAAAAAATAAAAAGCTATCTTTTACTTCTAATTAGTACTGTACTTGTGATTGGATGTAATGACTCAGATACTCTTCAAGGTAACTCTGTTATTCCGAAAGTAAATGCTTATACAGAACACGCTAGTAAAGGCTTTGATTTTAATGGTGAACTGTTTATTCATTTAAAAAATAATGAGCAACCCTTATTGGATATGGTAGCACTGGGTGCTCAACAGATAAAAAGTGATAATCCTCAAATATCCAATGTATCTATTATCAATCAAGCTGAAAATACCTCGTCTAGTTCGACAATTGTTTTAAATGATTTTGTAAGTGGCTTTCAAGAGGAAGAGTACCAATTAGAGATAGGTAAAGACATTATTACGATAACTGCAGGTACTGTAAAAGGTGCATTTAATGCATTTCAAACCCTACGCCAACTTTTTATAACGAATCAAGATAATGGTTACTTGCCGCAGGCAACAATAGATGATTTCCCAAGTTATTCATATCGCGGGTTGATGCTAGATGTGAGTAGGCATTTTTTCTCTGTAGAGCAAGTAAAAAAGATCATAGATTTAATGGCATTGTATAAATTAAATAAGTTGCATTGGCATTTAACGGATGATCAAGGCTGGCGTATTGAGATTGATCAATACCCACTGTTAACAGATATTGGGTCGTATCGACCAGAAACCATATTAGAAAAAAACTTTGACCCTTTCATAGGTGATGGAACTCCTCATTTTGGTTTTTATACGAAAGAAGAAATTAGGGAAGTTGTACAATACGCAAAGCAAAGAAATATAGATATTATTCCAGAAATAGATGTGCCTGGTCACTCTAGTGCGATTTTAGCGGCTTATCCAGAACTTGGTTGTACACCTGGGCCATATGATGTGTCTACAAGGTGGGGAATACATGCTGAAATACTGTGCCCGTCAGAGGAAACCTTTACTTTTCTCACCAATGTTTTAACAGAGTTAGTCGATTTATTTCCATACGAATATATTCATATCGGTGGCGATGAAGTACCAACTAGGCATTGGCAACAAAATGAATCTGTTCAATTATTAATGGCAGAGCAGGGTTTTACTGAAGAAAAGCAAATTTTAGGGTATTTTTATAATCGATTAAATCAGTTTTTACTTGAGAGAGGGCGAAAAGCAATCGGGTGGGACGAGATTTTAGAGGTTGATATAACCGGTCAAACGAACGTGATGATCTGGCACGAAAAAGAATTAGCAAAGTCGGCAATTGAAAAGGGTCACCATGTTATTTTAACGCCGGCAAAAACTAATTACCTCAATTATTATCAAGGAAACCAAAATACAGAACCATTGGCTCAGTGTTGTTTAATTACGCTAGAATCTGCCTACCAATCTAGCATGGAAATTGAAGGGCTTAATGAGAGTGAACAGCAAAAAATATTGGGCGGCCAAGCTTCATTATGGACAGAATATATCTCTACGAATTCTCATATGGAGTATATGCTGTTTCCCCGTTTATTTGCCTTATCAGAAAATTTTTGGACGAAGCCAGAACATAAAAATTTTCAACAGTTTAAAGATGCTTTACCTGCTCACCTTTCATATTTGGAAGCTCAACAGGTTAACTTTAAACCCATCGAAAGGTAA
- a CDS encoding glycosyltransferase family A protein, which translates to MSTSTPLSISIIIPIYNVEPYIEKCLDSVDKQNYQNYEVILVNDGSTDLTINLVEQFIKNKTDKFKLFHKKNGGLADARNYGLVKASNEFILFLDSDDFIAPETLSITSKSAQESQSDIICFALAEVTESENKIRYIPANAKLPLGTYQLNDADNLISSSLPNACNKLIRKSLFTNNHIKFPPGLWYEDLATNPKLFYFANQITFIGDELYYYRQREGAITKTFSLKVMDIYDVLTDIGEFFVLHPYPNAKTDLNTWYINLTIITLARLSLNNEYKLKANALTNISENIKKRFPNPIDIYQKAFSKKRYKVFTLLIRLGMIKMVAFIIKKLVAAKAITI; encoded by the coding sequence ATGTCTACCTCTACGCCATTATCTATTTCTATCATTATCCCTATCTACAATGTAGAGCCTTATATTGAAAAATGTTTGGATAGTGTAGATAAGCAAAATTATCAAAATTACGAAGTAATATTAGTTAATGATGGTTCTACAGATCTCACCATAAACTTAGTTGAACAGTTCATAAAAAATAAAACTGACAAATTTAAATTGTTTCATAAAAAAAACGGTGGATTAGCAGATGCCCGAAACTATGGGCTTGTAAAAGCATCAAATGAATTTATCTTATTTTTAGATTCAGATGATTTCATAGCACCAGAGACGTTATCCATTACCAGTAAGTCAGCACAAGAGTCACAATCCGATATTATTTGCTTTGCATTAGCAGAGGTAACTGAGTCAGAGAATAAAATAAGATATATTCCAGCCAACGCGAAACTGCCACTAGGCACATATCAATTAAATGACGCTGACAACCTAATCAGCAGCTCTTTACCCAATGCTTGTAATAAGTTAATAAGAAAGAGCCTTTTTACAAATAATCATATCAAATTTCCACCAGGGTTATGGTATGAAGATCTTGCAACAAACCCAAAGCTATTTTATTTCGCTAATCAAATTACTTTTATTGGCGATGAGCTTTATTATTACCGACAAAGAGAAGGTGCAATTACCAAGACGTTTTCGTTAAAAGTAATGGATATATATGATGTACTTACAGATATAGGAGAGTTTTTTGTCTTACACCCTTATCCAAATGCCAAAACAGATCTCAACACGTGGTACATCAACTTAACCATTATTACCCTAGCAAGACTTTCACTAAATAACGAGTATAAATTAAAAGCTAACGCCCTAACGAATATTTCTGAAAATATAAAAAAACGGTTTCCAAATCCCATCGATATATATCAAAAAGCTTTTTCCAAAAAAAGATATAAAGTATTTACGCTGTTAATCCGATTAGGAATGATTAAAATGGTCGCATTTATCATTAAAAAGTTAGTGGCAGCTAAGGCAATAACAATATGA
- a CDS encoding right-handed parallel beta-helix repeat-containing protein, with translation MRFIWFGLFLLSFNTYSLDFNKYCSYTQGEQDCSLEFIQALNDASENKDSIYFEAGEIFNIRSVDTREMEINNVRLIGITEEGTKPSILTDKFHLFDISNLFITNIEFSGIHNEIGDTEQGTSIIILGTKNKEEKASNITVTNSTFNESAEDLLAIWNSRNVIINNNIFKRSGLALRTQVSENNPSDLRPAGSGLLFFNVDEANISHNQFYEMKKVAMYFHAEEIVNKNVDVIDNYIDMENFEKPTQRYGLLGGAGIYIGNSPNFYNFRVQGNRILNYKGNAVRVNGSKMLVKNNFINFRGQCNDMDSTISDGAGIAIKAHYLKNSVIEGNCFQNTIAGISLESWDVIKEVTLSNNTIHNTENAIFVTYRNTATYSNLLIDRNRLFGTTNYGIAFFSNGLSHSNRVTGNTIATSHQKFGGPLIAIRNQEKFYFNNNYVQGQATSPNWNHLVLTNVSNSTFIRSEFRSPNGEDSHFGGIYIRDSKSANNKFDTITFTKLDPGYTDDGTNNSFTNITYQ, from the coding sequence GTGCGCTTTATTTGGTTTGGGTTATTCCTTTTATCTTTCAATACTTACTCTTTAGATTTCAATAAATATTGTAGTTACACACAAGGTGAGCAAGATTGCTCACTAGAATTCATTCAGGCACTTAATGACGCCTCTGAAAACAAGGATTCTATTTATTTTGAAGCTGGAGAAATATTTAACATTCGTTCGGTTGATACAAGAGAAATGGAAATCAACAACGTTAGATTAATTGGTATCACAGAAGAAGGTACAAAGCCGAGCATTTTAACCGATAAATTTCACCTTTTTGATATTAGTAACCTATTTATTACGAATATTGAGTTTTCAGGTATTCATAACGAAATTGGCGATACAGAGCAAGGCACTTCAATCATTATTCTAGGGACAAAAAACAAAGAAGAAAAAGCTTCAAACATCACTGTTACCAACAGCACTTTTAATGAGTCTGCAGAAGACCTTCTCGCGATCTGGAATAGCCGTAATGTCATCATTAACAATAATATTTTTAAACGCTCAGGTTTAGCCTTGAGAACTCAAGTAAGCGAAAATAATCCTAGTGATTTAAGACCAGCAGGTAGTGGCTTACTTTTTTTTAATGTCGATGAAGCAAATATTAGTCATAACCAGTTCTACGAAATGAAAAAAGTTGCGATGTATTTTCATGCAGAAGAGATCGTGAACAAAAATGTTGATGTAATTGACAACTATATCGACATGGAAAACTTTGAAAAACCGACTCAGCGTTATGGTTTGTTAGGTGGTGCAGGTATTTATATTGGTAACTCACCCAATTTTTATAACTTTCGGGTGCAAGGAAATAGAATTTTAAACTACAAGGGGAATGCAGTTCGTGTTAATGGCTCAAAAATGTTAGTAAAAAACAACTTTATTAACTTTAGAGGCCAATGTAACGACATGGATTCAACAATTAGTGATGGTGCCGGTATAGCCATAAAAGCCCATTATCTAAAAAATTCAGTTATCGAAGGTAATTGCTTCCAAAATACAATTGCCGGTATTTCATTAGAAAGCTGGGATGTTATTAAAGAAGTCACGTTAAGTAACAACACCATTCATAATACCGAAAATGCTATTTTTGTCACATACAGAAATACTGCTACGTATAGTAACTTATTAATTGATAGGAATAGACTTTTTGGTACGACAAACTACGGTATAGCATTCTTTTCTAATGGCTTAAGCCACAGTAATAGAGTAACAGGAAACACAATTGCTACAAGCCACCAGAAATTTGGTGGCCCGCTTATTGCGATCAGAAACCAGGAAAAGTTTTATTTTAACAACAACTATGTTCAAGGACAGGCAACATCACCAAACTGGAATCACTTGGTATTAACTAACGTCAGTAACTCAACCTTTATTCGCAGCGAATTTAGAAGCCCTAACGGGGAAGATAGCCATTTTGGCGGGATTTATATCAGAGATAGTAAATCAGCAAATAATAAGTTTGATACCATAACCTTTACTAAGCTTGATCCCGGTTATACTGATGACGGTACAAACAATAGTTTTACTAATATCACTTACCAGTAA
- a CDS encoding right-handed parallel beta-helix repeat-containing protein, protein MNTILVFLLVFSFNTYSVNFNQYCQYQTAEQDCSAEFMDALLDAANTQESIIFSAGKEYRIDRIDTSGLALDGISLVGEGDSTPVIHTDGLYLFDTGNLLIKNIKITGIHNEAEDTEQGNSLLLLGTRNRLAKIRNITVDNVTFENAAEDLLVLWNTQNVTISNSIFKRSGLAMRVVPSAGDANDLRPRGSGLLFHNVIDLDVGFNEFYQIKKVGIFLDAEDILDENIKIHDNYIDLLSDEKPTQRYGLKGGAGIYLANENNTKHAEIYNNRILNYTMNGMRINGDDVKVFNNAFNYTGQCEEMDTSIAKPLVGMAIKGHLLTNAEITDNCIQNTHSGIVLESWGNIENITIKHNSIYGAKVNFWVDDQEGGVSSNIVITENILADSNGKEESSGGAVNVLFLSILVVVRRYWKLKVSQQS, encoded by the coding sequence TTGAACACGATTTTAGTTTTTTTGTTGGTCTTCTCTTTTAATACTTACTCGGTAAATTTTAACCAGTACTGCCAATATCAAACGGCAGAGCAAGATTGTTCAGCTGAGTTTATGGATGCCTTGTTAGATGCGGCAAATACACAAGAAAGTATTATTTTTTCTGCGGGTAAAGAGTATCGCATTGATCGCATTGATACTTCGGGTCTGGCACTTGATGGCATATCTCTTGTTGGTGAAGGTGACAGTACCCCAGTTATTCACACCGACGGCTTATACCTTTTTGATACAGGTAATCTTTTAATTAAAAATATCAAAATCACGGGCATTCACAATGAGGCCGAAGATACCGAACAGGGTAATAGTTTGTTGCTGCTAGGTACACGTAATCGCTTAGCGAAAATACGCAATATTACTGTTGATAACGTGACTTTTGAAAATGCTGCGGAAGACTTGTTAGTACTTTGGAATACACAAAATGTCACAATCTCTAACAGCATTTTTAAGCGTTCTGGGCTGGCGATGCGAGTCGTTCCAAGTGCCGGGGATGCGAATGATTTAAGGCCCAGGGGCAGCGGCTTATTATTTCATAACGTGATTGATTTGGACGTTGGTTTTAATGAATTTTACCAGATTAAAAAAGTGGGCATTTTTCTTGATGCCGAAGATATTCTCGATGAAAACATCAAGATACATGACAACTACATCGATCTGCTCAGTGATGAAAAGCCCACTCAGCGCTATGGTTTAAAAGGTGGTGCAGGTATCTATCTGGCCAATGAAAATAACACTAAACATGCTGAAATTTATAACAACCGTATACTCAATTACACCATGAATGGCATGCGCATCAATGGCGATGACGTTAAGGTGTTTAACAATGCGTTTAACTATACGGGTCAGTGTGAAGAAATGGATACTAGTATTGCTAAACCTTTGGTGGGGATGGCAATAAAAGGCCACTTATTAACCAATGCAGAAATTACTGATAATTGTATTCAGAATACGCATTCAGGCATTGTTTTGGAAAGCTGGGGTAATATCGAGAATATTACTATTAAGCATAATAGTATATATGGCGCGAAAGTGAATTTTTGGGTCGATGATCAGGAAGGTGGTGTGTCGTCCAATATCGTTATTACAGAGAATATTTTGGCTGATAGTAATGGCAAGGAAGAGTCATCTGGAGGAGCCGTTAATGTACTGTTTTTGTCGATTTTAGTTGTTGTAAGACGATACTGGAAACTAAAGGTGAGTCAGCAATCATGA